The following proteins are encoded in a genomic region of Brachypodium distachyon strain Bd21 chromosome 1, Brachypodium_distachyon_v3.0, whole genome shotgun sequence:
- the LOC100842910 gene encoding endoglucanase 10, whose translation MFGRDPWGGTLEISNADSATDDDRSRDLDRGALMRHQLDETQQSWLLAGPGDQAGKKKKKYVDIGCMVIDRKIFLWTVGTILGVGLFIGFVMMIVKLVPHKKPPPPPPDQYTQALHKALMFFNAQRSGPLPKHNGVSWRGNSGMKDGLSDSTARKSLVGGFYDAGDAIKFNFPMAWSMTMLSWTVIEYKAKYEAIGELDHVKEVIKWGTDYILKTFNSSADTIDRIVAQVGVGDTSKGPMPNDHYCWMRPEDIDYKRPVIECHSCSDLAAEMAAALASASIVFKDNKKYSDKLVHGAKALYKFGRLQRGRYSPNGSDQSLFYNSTSYWDEFVWGGAWMYFATGNTSYLTIATAPGMAKHAGAFWLGSPNYGVFTWDDKLPGSQVLLSRLRLFLSPGYPYEEILRTFHNQTDNVMCSYLPQFESFNFTKGGLIQLNHGRPQPLQYVVNAAFLASLYADYLDTADTPGWYCGPHFFKTDVLRKFAKSQIDYILGNNPQKMSYVVGFGKKYPKRVHHRGASIPHNGVKYGCKGGFKWRESKKANPNILVGAMVAGPDRHDGFKDIRTNYNYTEPTLAANAGLIAALISLADIDTGRTAIDKNTIFSAVPPMFPTPPPPPSAWKP comes from the exons ATGTTCGGGCGGGACCCATGGGGCGGGACGCTGGAGATCTCGAACGCGGACTCGGCGACGGACGACGACCGGAGCAGGGACCTGGACAGGGGCGCGCTGATGCGGCACCAGCTGGACGAGACGCAGCAGAGCTGGCTGCTGGCCGGCCCCGGCGACCAGgccgggaagaagaagaagaagtacgTCGACATCGGCTGCATGGTCATCGACCGCAAGATCTTCCTGTGGACCGTCGGCACCATCCTTGGCGTCGGCCTCTTCATCGGCTTCGTCATGATGATCGTCAAGCTCGTCCCGCACAagaagcccccgccgccgccgcccgaccAGTACACCCAGGCGCTGCACAAGGCGCTCATGTTCTTCAACGCGCAGCGAT CTGGTCCGCTGCCCAAGCACAACGGCGTCAGCTGGAGGGGCAACTCCGGCATGAAGGACGGCCTCTCTGATAGCACCGCCCGGAAAAGCTTGGTCGGAGGCTTCTACGATGCAGGGGACGCCATCAAGTTCAACTTCCCCATGGCCTGGTCCATGACCATGCTCAGCTGGACTGTGATCGAGTACAAGGCCAAGTACGAGGCCATCGGCGAGCTCGACCATGTCAAGGAGGTGATCAAGTGGGGAACAGACTACATCCTCAAGACATTCAACTCATCCGCCGATACCATCGATCGGATCGTCGCCCAG GTGGGTGTAGGTGACACCTCTAAAGGTCCCATGCCTAATGACCACTACTGCTGGATGAGACCAGAGGATATCGATTACAAAAGGCCTGTCATTGAGTGCCACTCTTGCTCGGATCTTGCTGCTGAAATGGCTGCTGCCCTTGCTTCTGCCTCCATAGTGTTCAAGGACAACAAGAAATACTCTGACAAACTCGTCCACGGTGCGAAGGCGCTGTACAAGTTTGGCAGACTGCAGCGGGGACGATACAGCCCCAATGGCTCTGATCAGTCACTGTTCTACAATTCCACCAGCTACTGGGATGAGTTTGTGTGGGGTGGTGCTTGGATGTACTTTGCCACGGGGAACACATCATACCTCACAATCGCCACAGCTCCAGGAATGGCAAAGCATGCTGGAGCGTTTTGGCTTGGTAGTCCAAACTATGGAGTATTTACCTGGGATGACAAACTTCCAGGATCTCAG GTTCTTCTCAGCAGACTGCGGCTCTTCCTAAGTCCAGGATACCCTTACGAAGAAATATTAAGGACATTCCACAACCAAACTGACAATGTTATGTGCTCATATTTACCTCAATTCGAGTCTTTCAACTTCACTAAAG GAGGATTAATACAGCTCAACCATGGAAGGCCTCAGCCACTTCAGTATGTTGTCAATGCAGCCTTCCTTGCCTCTTTGTATGCTGATTACCTGGACACTGCAGATACACCAGGGTGGTATTGTGGACCTCATTTCTTTAAGACGGATGTGCTCCGCAAGTTTGCAAAGTCGCAG ATTGATTACATCCTTGGCAATAATCCACAAAAAATGAGCTATGTCGTGGGTTTTGGAAAGAAGTACCCCAAGCGTGTTCATCACAGAGGGGCATCAATCCCCCATAACGGTGTCAAGTACGGATGCAAAGGAGGTTTCAAATGGAGGGAGTCTAAGAAGGCAAACCCAAATATCCTTGTTGGAGCAATGGTCGCTGGTCCTGACAGGCATGATGGCTTCAAAGATATCCGCACAAACTACAATTACACAGAGCCAACTCTTGCAGCAAATGCTGGCTTGATTGCAGCACTGATTTCTCTAGCGGACATCGATACTGGCAGAACTGCAATTGATAAGAACACCATCTTCTCAGCAGTTCCCCCAATGTTCCCAActcccccaccaccaccatcagcCTGGAAACCGTGA
- the LOC100823826 gene encoding glycerol-3-phosphate 2-O-acyltransferase 6 — MGGTTTMATSPFPTVDKCSSVDRSGDTVVADLDGTLLCGRSSFPYFAHMAFETGGVLRLLLLLLLSPVAGLLYYLVSESAGIQVLIFASTAGAKVADVEAVARAVLPKFYCSDLHPESWRVFSACGRRCVLTANPRIMVEAFLKDYIGADVVLGTELVVWRGRATGLVRSPGVLVGENKADALRNAFGETKPDVGLGDRKTDYPFMRLCKEGYVVPPPTPKLKPVPREDLPKPVIFHDGRIVQKPSPALALLTLLWIPIGFVLACLRIAAGALLPMRVVYHAFSALGVRVTVKGNPPPPASRETGQTGVLFICSHRTLLDPIFLSTALGRPITAVTYSVSRLSEIMSPIRTVRLTRDRAADAAMIKRLLQEGDLVICPEGTTCREPFLLRFSALFAELTDEIVPVAMENQMSMFHGTTARGWKGLDPFYFFMNPSPGYVVTFLNKLPHELTCKGGKTSHEVANYIQRLIASTLSYECTSFTRKDKYKALAGNDGSVVSKPNIDKKKFMGS; from the exons ATGGGGGGCACCACGACGATGGCAACGTCGCCGTTCCCGACGGTGGACAAGTGCTCGTCCGTGGACCGGAGCGGCGACACGGTGGTAGCCGACCTGGACGGCACGCTGCTGTGCGGGCGGAGCTCGTTCCCGTACTTCGCGCACATGGCGTTCGAGACGGGCGGCGTGCTCcggctcctgctcctcctcctgctctccCCAGTGGCCGGGCTCCTCTACTACCTGGTGTCGGAATCCGCGGGCATCCAGGTGCTCATCTTCGCGTCCACGGCGGGCGCCAAGGTGGCGGACGTGGAGGCCGTGGCGCGCGCCGTGCTGCCCAAGTTCTACTGCTCCGACCTGCACCCGGAGTCGTGGCGCGTGTTCTCGGCGTGCGGGCGCCGGTGCGTGCTCACGGCCAACCCGAGGATCATGGTGGAGGCGTTCCTCAAGGACTAcatcggcgccgacgtcgTCCTCGGCACGGAGCTCGTGGTGTGGCGCGGGAGGGCCACGGGGCTCGTGCGTTCCCCCGGCGTGCTGGTGGGCGAGAACAAGGCGGACGCGCTCCGGAACGCGTTCGGCGAGACAAAGCCGGATGTCGGGCTGGGCGACCGGAAGACGGACTACCCGTTCATGCGGCTGTGCAAGGAAGGGTACgtggtgccgccgccgacgccaaaGCTGAAGCCCGTGCCGCGGGAGGACCTGCCCAAGCCCGTCATCTTCCACGACGGCCGGATCGTGCAGAAGCCGTCCCCCGCGCTCGCGCTGCTCACGTTGCTCTGGATCCCCATCGGCTTCGTGCTCGCCTGCCTccgcatcgccgccggcgcgctccTGCCCATGCGCGTGGTCTACCACGCCTTCAGCGCCCTCGGCGTCCGCGTCACCGTCAAGGGCAACCCGCCCCCTCCAGCCAGCCGCGAGACCGGCCAGACCGGCGTGCTCTTCATCTGCTCCCACCGCACGCTCCTCGACCCCatcttcctctccaccgcccTCGGCCGCCCCATCACCGCCGTCACCTACTCG GTGTCGCGGCTGTCGGAGATCATGTCGCCGATCCGGACGGTGAGGCTGACGCGGGACcgggcggcggacgcggcgaTGATCAAGCGGCTGCTACAGGAAGGGGACCTGGTGATCTGCCCGGAAGGGACGACGTGCAGGGAGCCGTTCCTGCTGCGGTTCTCGGCGCTGTTCGCGGAGCTGACGGACGAGATCGTGCCGGTGGCGATGGAGAACCAGATGAGCATGTTCCACGGCACCACGGCCCGGGGGTGGAAGGGGCTGGACCCGTTCTACTTCTTCATGAACCCGAGCCCCGGGTACGTGGTCACGTTCCTCAACAAGCTGCCGCACGAGCTCACCTGCAAGGGCGGCAAGACCAGCCACGAGGTGGCCAACTACATCCAGAGGCTCATCGCCTCCACGCTCTCCTACGAGTGCACCAGCTTCACCAGGAAGGACAAGTACAAGGCGCTCGCCGGCAACGACGGCTCCGTCGTCTCCAAGCCCAACATCGACAAGAAGAAATTCATGGGCTCATAA
- the LOC100845948 gene encoding uncharacterized protein LOC100845948 yields MASSTLASHFLPSLPTPNHKRLSLRLPARRLPVAAPASPSGPAAAAAARERRRFLERYGLNPDDYEEDAEPDPREERRRERRMRRSGRGEDEAAVAPVKAVERRETHKMLQVLGGKVRRRKLLSPKDRNVRPMMEVVRGAAFDILQSAGGSPASLRPGRWLDLYSGTGSVGIEAMSRGCSEVHFVEMDPWVVSEVLKPNLECTGFLDASDIHMLRVETFLDNAEKSKGRYPSFDYISVTPPYVEVNYSTLLDQLASSPLVGEDCFILVEYPLKTDMAESCGKLIKIADRKFGRTNLLIYGPTWSEKKKKVLR; encoded by the exons ATGGCTTCCTCCACTCTCGCCTCCCACTTCCTCCCGTCGCTCCCCACCCCAAACCATAAGCGCCTCTCCCTCCGCCTCCCAGCTCGCCGTCTCCCGGTGGCTGCCCCCGCGTCCCCTTCGGGcccagcggcggccgccgcggcgagggagcggcggcggttccTGGAGCGGTACGGCCTCAATCCCGATGACTACGAGGAAGATGCCGAGCCGGATCCCAGG gaagagaggaggagggagaggcggaTGCGGCGGTCGGGAAGAGGGGAGGATGAGGCCGCGGTTGCTCCAGTCAAGGCGGTGGAGCGCCGGGAGACTCATAAGATGCTTCAG GTACTAGGTGGGAAAGTACGCAGAAGAAAATTACTCTCACCAAAAGATAGGAATGTTCGTCCAATGATGGAAGTTGTTCGGGGAGCAGCCTTTGACATTTTACAA TCAGCTGGTGGTTCTCCTGCTTCACTCAGACCTGGTCGGTGGTTAGACTTGTACAGTGGTACTGGATCTGTTGGGATTGAAGCTATGAGCCGAGGCTGTTCAGAG GTACATTTTGTTGAGATGGATCCTTGGGTGGTTTCTGAGGTCCTTAAACCTAACCTGGAGTGTACTGGTTTTCTTGATGCTTCTGACATACACATGCTTCGCGTTGAAACCTTCTTGGACAATGCTGAAAAATCTAAAG GTAGATATCCTTCTTTCGATTATATTAGCGTAACTCCACCATATGTTGAGGTAAACTACAGTACACTACTTGATCAACTTGCAAGCTCACCGTTGGTTGGAGAAGATTGCTTCATT CTAGTTGAGTACCCACTGAAAACAGATATGGCTGAATCCTGTGGAAAGCTTATTAAG ATAGCTGACAGGAAGTTTGGTAGGACAAACCTGCTAATTTATGGGCCAACCTGgtcagagaaaaagaaaaaggtccTGAGATAA
- the LOC100837428 gene encoding pentatricopeptide repeat-containing protein At1g77405: MSSSSTPSPSPSRLVPQLLVALLQRRRFDEALRPSPTFRGFSPSSIAAALAAIPRLILPRSAGRLCPQRPFPSPSSSYHRRVSAALTLAFLNWSHSEANPHPVPLTEAPLRAAALSLARARALPALFGLLHEHAPLVSTAALTDVIRALGEEGLPREALAAFHRARQLRCSPDAQCYNTLIAALCRNGRFKEARFLLDQMERPGARCKPDSYTYTVLISWYCRIGVGTGCRKATRRRIYEAGRLFRRMGEKGLEPDVVTYNCLINGLCKTYRVERAHEVFDEMLKKGCAPNRVTYNSFVRYYSVVNEVDKAVEWMREMVARGHGVATSSTYTPLIHSLYESGRVGDARRFLIEMAETGHLPREHTYKLVKNAIEEAGEESLPAQLCQSIDDGIKERFEHVMRLKPVMRPVTR; this comes from the coding sequence atgtcctcctcctctacccctTCCCCGTCGCCGTCCCGCCTCGTGCCGCAGCTCCTTGTcgccctcctccagcgccgccgcttcgACGAGGCGCTCCGCCCGTCCCCCACCTTCCGCGGCTTCTCCCCGTCCTCCAttgccgccgcgctcgccgccatcCCGCGCCTGATCCTCCCGCgctccgccggccgcctctGCCCGCAGCGGCCCTTCCCCTCCCCGTCCTCCTCTTACCACCGCCGCGTCTCCGCTGCGCTCACGCTCGCCTTCCTAAACTGGTCTCACTCAGAGGCCAACCCGCACCCGGTCCCGCTCACTGAGGCCccgctccgcgccgccgcgctctcgctcgcccgcgcccgcgcgctcCCGGCGCTCTTCGGCCTCCTCCACGAGCACGCCCCGCTTGTCTCCACCGCCGCGCTCACCGATGTCATCCGCGCGCTAGGCGAGGAGGGCCTCCCGCGCGAAGCGCTCGCCGCCTTCCACCGCGCGCGCCAGCTCCGGTGCTCCCCGGACGCGCAGTGCTACAACACATTGATCGCTGCGCTGTGCCGTAACGGCCGGTTCAAGGAGGCCAGGTTCCTGCTCGACCAGATGGAGCGCCCGGGCGCCCGCTGCAAGCCTGACTCCTACACGTACACGGTTCTCATCTCCTGGTACTGTCGGATCGGGGTGGGGACGGGGTGCCGGAAAGCCACTAGGAGAAGGATCTACGAGGCCGGGAGGCTATTCCGGAGAATGGGGGAGAAAGGGCTGGAGCCAGACGTTGTGACCTACAACTGTTTGATCAATGGCTTGTGCAAGACGTACCGGGTGGAGCGTGCACACGaggtgtttgatgaaatgttGAAGAAGGGGTGCGCACCAAACCGGGTGACATATAATTCGTTTGTGAGGTATTATAGTGTGGTGAATGAGGTTGACAAGGCTGTTGAGTGGATGAGGGAGATGGTGGCGAGGGGGCACGGGGTGGCAACATCAAGCACATATACGCCTCTTATCCACTCACTATACGAGAGCGGGAGGGTTGGGGATGCAAGGCGGTTCCTGATTGAGATGGCAGAAACTGGGCATCTGCCGAGGGAACACACTTACAAGCTTGTGAAGAATGCAATTGAGGAGGCTGGTGAGGAGTCCTTGCCGGCACAGCTGTGTCAATCCATCGATGATGGCATCAAGGAAAGATTTGAACATGTCATGCGGTTGAAGCCTGTAATGCGACCAGTGACAAGATAA